Proteins encoded by one window of Vibrio panuliri:
- the rpsE gene encoding 30S ribosomal protein S5 → MAKEQQVQANDLQEKLIAVNRVSKTVKGGRIMSFTALTVVGDGNGRVGFGYGKAREVPAAIQKAMEKARRNMITVALNEGTLHHPVKGRHSGSKVYMQPAAEGTGVIAGGAMRAVLEVAGVHNVLSKAYGSTNPINIVRATIDALGSVKSPEMVAAKRGLTVESISE, encoded by the coding sequence ATGGCTAAAGAACAACAAGTTCAAGCGAATGATTTGCAAGAAAAGCTAATCGCAGTTAACCGCGTTTCTAAAACGGTTAAAGGCGGTCGAATCATGAGCTTTACTGCACTAACTGTAGTTGGTGACGGTAACGGTCGTGTAGGTTTCGGTTACGGCAAAGCTCGTGAAGTACCTGCAGCGATCCAAAAAGCAATGGAAAAAGCGCGTCGTAACATGATTACTGTTGCGCTAAACGAAGGCACTCTTCACCACCCAGTGAAAGGTCGCCACTCGGGCTCTAAAGTTTACATGCAGCCTGCTGCAGAAGGTACTGGTGTTATCGCAGGTGGTGCGATGCGTGCAGTACTAGAAGTTGCTGGCGTACATAACGTACTATCTAAAGCATACGGTTCTACGAACCCTATCAACATCGTTCGTGCTACGATCGATGCACTAGGTAGCGTTAAGTCACCAGAAATGGTTGCTGCTAAACGTGGTCTAACTGTTGAATCTATTTCGGAGTAA
- the rplO gene encoding 50S ribosomal protein L15, translated as MRLNTLAPATGSKHAPKRVGRGIGSGLGKTGGRGHKGQKSRSGGKVRPGFEGGQMPLKQRLPKFGFTSRKSLVSAEVRLAELAKVEGDVVDLNSLKAANVITKNIEFVKVVLSGEISKSVTVKGLRVTKGAKAAIEAAGGKVEE; from the coding sequence ATGCGTTTGAATACTCTTGCACCAGCTACTGGTTCTAAGCACGCTCCTAAGCGTGTGGGCCGTGGTATTGGTTCTGGCCTAGGTAAAACTGGTGGCCGTGGCCATAAAGGTCAAAAGTCACGCTCTGGCGGTAAAGTACGTCCAGGTTTTGAAGGCGGTCAGATGCCTCTAAAACAACGTCTACCTAAATTCGGTTTCACTTCTCGTAAGAGCCTAGTGTCTGCTGAAGTTCGTCTAGCTGAGCTAGCGAAAGTTGAAGGTGACGTAGTAGATCTAAACAGCCTGAAAGCTGCTAACGTAATCACTAAGAACATCGAATTTGTTAAAGTTGTTCTTTCTGGTGAAATCAGCAAGTCAGTGACTGTTAAAGGTCTACGTGTGACTAAAGGCGCTAAAGCTGCTATCGAAGCTGCAGGCGGTAAAGTAGAAGAATAA
- the rpsD gene encoding 30S ribosomal protein S4: protein MARYLGPKLKLSRREGTDLFLKSGVRAIDTKCKIDNAPGVHGARRGRLSEYGVQLREKQKVRRMYGVLEKQFRNYYKEAARLKGNTGENLLQLLEGRLDNVVYRMGFGATRAESRQLVSHKAILVNGKVVNVPSFKVAANDVVSIREKAKQQSRIKAALEVAEQREKPTWIEVDGGKMEGTFKRMPERSDLSADINEQLIVELYSK, encoded by the coding sequence ATGGCAAGATATTTGGGTCCTAAGCTGAAGCTTAGCCGTCGTGAAGGCACTGACTTATTCCTTAAGTCTGGTGTTCGCGCGATCGATACCAAGTGTAAAATTGATAACGCACCAGGTGTACACGGCGCTCGTCGCGGTCGTCTATCTGAGTATGGCGTTCAGCTTCGTGAGAAGCAAAAAGTTCGTCGTATGTACGGCGTTCTAGAAAAACAATTCCGTAACTACTACAAAGAAGCTGCGCGCCTTAAAGGCAACACAGGTGAAAACCTGCTTCAACTTCTTGAAGGTCGTCTTGATAACGTAGTTTACCGTATGGGCTTTGGTGCAACTCGCGCTGAATCTCGTCAGCTAGTAAGCCACAAAGCTATCCTAGTTAACGGTAAAGTTGTAAACGTTCCTTCTTTCAAAGTAGCGGCAAACGACGTTGTTTCTATCCGTGAGAAAGCTAAACAGCAATCTCGCATTAAAGCGGCTCTAGAAGTTGCTGAACAACGCGAAAAACCAACTTGGATTGAAGTAGATGGCGGTAAGATGGAAGGTACATTCAAGCGTATGCCTGAGCGTTCTGATCTATCAGCTGACATCAACGAACAATTGATCGTCGAGCTTTACTCTAAGTAA
- the rpmC gene encoding 50S ribosomal protein L29, translated as MKAQDLREKSVEELNAELLNLLREQFNLRMQAATGQLQQTHTLKAVRRDIARVKTVLTEKAGA; from the coding sequence ATGAAAGCACAAGATCTACGCGAAAAGAGCGTTGAAGAGCTTAACGCTGAGCTATTGAATTTGCTACGCGAACAGTTCAACCTGCGCATGCAGGCTGCTACTGGTCAACTACAGCAAACTCATACTCTGAAAGCTGTACGCCGTGATATCGCACGTGTGAAAACTGTTTTGACTGAGAAGGCAGGCGCATAA
- the rpsQ gene encoding 30S ribosomal protein S17 — translation MSEVKRTQQGRVVSDKMDKSIVVAIERFVKHPIYGKFVKRTTKVHAHDENNECGLGDTVEIAECRPLSKTKSWTLVKVLEKAKG, via the coding sequence ATGAGCGAAGTAAAACGTACTCAACAAGGTCGTGTAGTTAGCGACAAGATGGACAAGTCTATCGTAGTTGCTATCGAACGTTTCGTGAAACACCCGATCTACGGTAAATTCGTAAAACGTACGACTAAAGTTCACGCACATGACGAGAACAACGAGTGTGGCCTAGGCGACACAGTTGAAATCGCTGAGTGTCGTCCACTGTCTAAGACTAAGTCTTGGACTTTGGTAAAAGTTCTAGAAAAAGCGAAAGGCTAA
- the rplX gene encoding 50S ribosomal protein L24 has translation MAAKIRRNDEVIVLAGKDQGKKGKVTKVLATGKVIVEGINLVKKHQKPVPALGIQGGIVEQEAAIDVSNVAIFNAATGKADRIGFRIEDGKKVRFFKSNGETVSN, from the coding sequence ATGGCAGCTAAAATCCGTCGTAACGACGAAGTAATCGTTCTTGCTGGTAAAGACCAAGGCAAGAAAGGTAAAGTAACTAAGGTTCTGGCAACTGGTAAAGTTATCGTAGAAGGTATCAATCTAGTTAAGAAACACCAAAAACCTGTTCCTGCACTAGGTATCCAAGGCGGTATCGTAGAGCAAGAAGCAGCTATTGATGTATCTAACGTTGCAATCTTCAACGCAGCTACTGGTAAGGCAGACCGCATCGGTTTCCGTATCGAAGACGGTAAGAAAGTTCGTTTCTTTAAGTCTAACGGCGAAACTGTTTCTAACTAA
- the rplN gene encoding 50S ribosomal protein L14 gives MIQMQSTLDAADNSGARKVMCIKVLGGSHRRYAHIGDVIKVTVKEAIPRGKVKKGDVLKAVVVRTRKGVRRPDGSVIRFDRNACVLLNDNTEQPIGTRIFGPVTRELRGDKFMKIVSLAPEVL, from the coding sequence ATGATCCAAATGCAAAGTACACTTGACGCAGCTGATAACTCAGGCGCGCGCAAGGTAATGTGTATTAAGGTCCTGGGTGGCTCACACCGCCGTTATGCACATATCGGTGACGTCATCAAAGTTACTGTTAAGGAAGCAATTCCTCGCGGTAAAGTTAAGAAAGGTGATGTTCTGAAGGCGGTTGTCGTGCGCACTCGCAAAGGCGTTCGTCGTCCAGACGGTTCTGTCATTCGCTTCGACCGTAATGCTTGCGTATTGTTGAACGACAACACTGAGCAACCAATCGGTACACGTATCTTTGGCCCTGTGACACGTGAGCTTCGTGGCGATAAGTTCATGAAGATCGTTTCACTGGCTCCAGAAGTTCTGTAA
- the rplF gene encoding 50S ribosomal protein L6, with the protein MSRVAKAPVAIPAGVEVKLNGQEITIKGAKGELSRVLNDAVVIAQEENNLTFGPKEGVVNAWAQAGTARALVNNMVIGVTEGFTKKLVLKGVGYRAAIKGNAVGLTLGFSHPVEHELPAGVTAECPSQTEIVLTGCDKQVVGQVAADIRSYRQPEPYKGKGVRYADENVRTKEAKKK; encoded by the coding sequence ATGTCTCGTGTTGCTAAAGCACCTGTCGCTATTCCAGCTGGCGTAGAGGTGAAACTAAACGGCCAAGAAATCACTATCAAAGGCGCTAAGGGCGAGCTATCTCGTGTACTTAACGACGCAGTAGTGATCGCTCAGGAAGAAAACAACCTTACATTCGGTCCTAAAGAAGGTGTTGTAAACGCATGGGCTCAAGCAGGTACTGCTCGCGCTCTAGTTAACAACATGGTTATCGGTGTGACTGAAGGCTTTACGAAGAAGCTAGTTCTTAAAGGTGTTGGTTACCGTGCTGCTATCAAAGGCAACGCTGTAGGTCTAACACTAGGCTTCTCTCACCCAGTTGAGCACGAGTTGCCAGCGGGTGTAACAGCTGAGTGTCCAAGCCAAACTGAAATCGTACTAACTGGTTGCGACAAGCAAGTAGTTGGTCAAGTTGCGGCTGACATTCGTTCTTACCGTCAACCTGAGCCTTACAAAGGTAAAGGTGTTCGTTACGCAGATGAAAATGTGCGTACTAAAGAAGCTAAGAAGAAGTAA
- the rplV gene encoding 50S ribosomal protein L22 — MEAIAKHNFARISPQKARLVADQIRGKNVDQALEILTFSNKKAAELIKKVLESAIANAEHNEGADIDDLNVAKIFVDEGPIMKRIMPRAKGRADRILKRSSHITVVVADR; from the coding sequence ATGGAAGCTATTGCTAAACATAACTTTGCTCGCATTTCGCCTCAGAAAGCTCGCTTAGTTGCAGATCAAATTCGTGGTAAAAACGTTGACCAAGCACTAGAAATCTTGACTTTCAGCAACAAAAAAGCTGCTGAACTAATCAAGAAAGTTCTTGAATCAGCTATCGCGAATGCGGAGCACAACGAAGGTGCAGATATCGACGATCTAAATGTCGCTAAAATCTTCGTAGATGAAGGCCCTATCATGAAGCGTATTATGCCTCGTGCTAAAGGTCGTGCGGATCGTATCTTGAAGCGTTCAAGCCACATCACTGTTGTTGTAGCAGATCGCTAA
- the secY gene encoding preprotein translocase subunit SecY, whose amino-acid sequence MAKKPGQDFSSAKNGLAELKSRLLFVLGALLVFRAGSFVPIPGIDAAVLADLFDQQKGTIVEMFNMFSGGALERASILALGIMPYISASIVVQLLTVVHPALAELKKEGEAGRRKISQYTRYGTLVLATFQAIGIATGLPNMVDNLVVINQTMFTLIATVSLVTGTMFLMWLGEQITERGIGNGISLLIFAGIVAGLPSAIGQTIEQARQGELHVLLLLLIGVLAFAVIYFVVFMERGQRRIVVNYAKRQQGRKVFAAQSTHLPLKINMAGVIPAIFASSIILFPGTLAQWFGQNGESSAFGWLTDVSLALSPGQPLYVMLYAAAIIFFCFFYTALVFNPRETADNLKKSGAFVPGIRPGEQTAKYIDKVMTRLTLAGAMYITFICLIPEFMMVAWNVRFYFGGTSLLIVVVVIMDFMAQVQTHLMSQQYDSVLKKANLKGYGR is encoded by the coding sequence ATGGCTAAAAAACCAGGACAAGATTTTAGTAGTGCGAAGAATGGATTGGCGGAGTTAAAATCGCGCCTATTGTTTGTATTAGGTGCACTTTTAGTATTCCGTGCAGGTTCTTTCGTGCCAATCCCTGGTATTGACGCAGCTGTACTTGCCGATTTGTTCGATCAGCAAAAAGGTACCATCGTTGAAATGTTTAACATGTTCTCCGGTGGTGCTCTTGAGCGTGCATCTATATTAGCGTTGGGCATCATGCCGTATATTTCGGCGTCAATTGTTGTCCAACTGCTAACTGTAGTTCATCCAGCGTTAGCTGAACTCAAAAAAGAGGGTGAAGCAGGCCGTCGTAAGATCAGCCAATATACACGCTACGGCACGCTTGTACTTGCAACATTCCAAGCTATTGGTATTGCAACTGGCCTACCAAACATGGTCGACAATCTGGTTGTTATCAACCAAACCATGTTTACGCTAATTGCTACCGTAAGTTTAGTAACCGGCACCATGTTCCTAATGTGGTTAGGTGAACAAATTACAGAGCGTGGAATCGGTAACGGTATTTCGCTACTGATTTTTGCAGGTATTGTTGCTGGATTGCCTTCAGCAATCGGTCAAACAATCGAGCAAGCGCGTCAAGGTGAACTGCATGTACTTCTTCTGCTGTTGATTGGTGTACTTGCTTTTGCAGTTATCTACTTTGTTGTTTTCATGGAGCGTGGTCAACGTCGTATCGTTGTTAACTACGCGAAGCGTCAACAAGGTCGTAAAGTATTTGCTGCGCAAAGCACTCACTTGCCACTTAAAATTAATATGGCAGGTGTTATTCCAGCAATCTTCGCATCGAGCATTATCCTGTTCCCAGGAACACTGGCACAGTGGTTTGGTCAGAACGGTGAGAGCAGCGCGTTCGGTTGGTTAACTGACGTGTCTTTGGCTCTTAGCCCAGGTCAACCTCTGTATGTAATGCTTTATGCAGCAGCTATTATCTTCTTCTGTTTCTTCTATACCGCGTTGGTGTTTAACCCGCGTGAAACAGCAGATAACTTGAAGAAGTCTGGTGCATTCGTACCCGGTATCCGCCCAGGCGAGCAGACTGCCAAATACATTGATAAAGTAATGACCCGTTTAACCTTAGCTGGTGCGATGTACATTACCTTTATCTGTCTGATCCCAGAGTTCATGATGGTCGCGTGGAACGTACGTTTCTACTTCGGCGGTACTTCACTACTCATCGTAGTGGTAGTAATTATGGACTTTATGGCACAGGTACAGACTCATCTGATGTCTCAACAGTATGATTCTGTGTTGAAGAAAGCGAATCTGAAAGGCTATGGCCGTTAA
- the rpmD gene encoding 50S ribosomal protein L30, translated as MATIKVTQTKSSIGRLPKHKATLRGLGLRKINHTVELEDTPCVRGMINKVYYMVKVEE; from the coding sequence ATGGCAACTATTAAAGTAACTCAAACTAAAAGCTCAATTGGTCGCCTGCCAAAGCACAAAGCTACTTTGCGCGGTCTAGGCCTTCGTAAAATCAACCACACAGTAGAACTTGAAGATACTCCGTGCGTGCGCGGCATGATCAACAAGGTTTACTACATGGTTAAAGTTGAGGAGTAA
- the rplR gene encoding 50S ribosomal protein L18: MDKKASRIRRATRARRKIAELGATRLVVHRTPRHVYAQVIAANGSEVIAAASTVEKAIREQVKYTGNIDAAKAVGKAVAERALEKGVSAVAFDRSGFQYHGRVAALAESAREAGLKF; encoded by the coding sequence ATGGATAAGAAAGCATCTCGCATCCGTCGTGCTACACGTGCACGTCGTAAGATTGCAGAACTGGGTGCAACTCGCCTAGTAGTACACCGTACTCCTCGTCACGTGTACGCACAGGTGATTGCGGCTAACGGCTCTGAAGTTATCGCTGCAGCATCTACTGTAGAAAAAGCGATCCGTGAGCAAGTGAAATACACTGGTAACATCGATGCAGCTAAAGCAGTAGGTAAAGCTGTTGCTGAGCGCGCTCTTGAAAAAGGCGTATCTGCAGTTGCATTCGATCGTTCTGGTTTCCAATACCACGGTCGAGTAGCGGCGCTAGCAGAATCTGCTCGCGAAGCTGGTCTGAAATTCTAA
- the rpsK gene encoding 30S ribosomal protein S11, which produces MAKQPTRARKRVRKQVADGVAHIHASFNNTIVTITDRQGNALAWATAGGSGFRGSRKSTPFAAQVAAERCAEMAKEYGLKNLEVMVKGPGPGRESTVRALNAAGFRITNIVDATPIPHNGCRPPKKRRV; this is translated from the coding sequence ATGGCTAAACAACCAACTCGCGCGCGTAAACGCGTTCGCAAACAAGTTGCAGACGGTGTTGCGCACATCCATGCTTCTTTCAACAACACAATCGTTACCATTACTGACCGTCAAGGCAACGCTCTAGCTTGGGCTACTGCAGGTGGTTCAGGTTTCCGTGGTTCTCGTAAGTCTACTCCGTTCGCTGCACAGGTTGCTGCTGAACGTTGTGCTGAAATGGCTAAAGAGTACGGTCTTAAGAACTTGGAAGTTATGGTTAAGGGTCCTGGTCCAGGTCGTGAATCTACTGTTCGCGCACTGAACGCAGCTGGTTTCCGCATCACAAACATCGTTGATGCTACACCAATCCCTCATAACGGTTGTCGTCCACCTAAGAAACGTCGCGTATAA
- a CDS encoding DNA-directed RNA polymerase subunit alpha codes for MQGSVTEFLKPRLVDIEQISTTHAKVTLEPLERGFGHTLGNALRRILLSSMPGCAVTEVEIEGVLHEYSTKEGVQEDILEILLNLKGLAVRVAEGKDEVFITLNKSGSGPVVAGDITHDGDVEIVNPEHVICHLTDDNAEIAMRIKVERGRGYVPASARIHTEEDERPIGRLLVDATYSPVDKIAYSVDAARVEQRTDLDKLVIDMETNGTLDPEEAIRRAATILAEQLDAFVDLRDVRVPEEKEEKPEFDPILLRPVDDLELTVRSANCLKAEAIHYIGDLVQRTEVELLKTPNLGKKSLTEIKDVLASRGLSLGMRLENWPPASIAED; via the coding sequence ATGCAGGGTTCTGTAACAGAATTTCTTAAGCCACGTCTTGTTGACATCGAACAAATCAGCACGACACACGCAAAAGTAACTCTTGAGCCGTTAGAGCGTGGTTTTGGCCATACTCTGGGTAATGCACTTCGCCGTATTCTACTATCTTCTATGCCAGGTTGTGCTGTAACAGAAGTAGAGATTGAAGGCGTTCTACACGAATACAGCACGAAAGAAGGCGTTCAAGAAGATATTCTTGAAATCCTGCTTAACCTTAAGGGTCTTGCTGTACGCGTTGCCGAAGGCAAAGATGAAGTGTTTATTACGCTTAACAAATCAGGCTCGGGCCCTGTGGTTGCAGGTGACATCACCCATGATGGTGATGTAGAGATCGTTAACCCAGAACACGTTATTTGTCACCTAACGGATGACAACGCTGAAATCGCTATGCGTATTAAAGTTGAACGTGGTCGCGGTTATGTTCCTGCTTCTGCTCGTATCCATACTGAAGAAGATGAGCGCCCAATTGGTCGCCTACTGGTTGATGCAACATACAGTCCAGTAGACAAGATTGCTTACTCTGTTGACGCGGCTCGTGTAGAGCAACGTACTGACCTAGACAAGCTTGTAATCGATATGGAAACGAACGGTACTCTTGATCCTGAGGAAGCAATCCGTCGCGCAGCTACTATCCTAGCTGAGCAACTAGATGCGTTCGTAGATCTACGTGATGTACGTGTACCTGAGGAGAAGGAAGAGAAGCCTGAATTCGATCCGATCCTACTGCGTCCTGTAGACGATCTTGAACTAACAGTTCGCTCTGCTAACTGTCTGAAAGCAGAAGCGATTCACTACATCGGTGATCTTGTACAGCGCACTGAGGTTGAGCTACTTAAAACGCCTAACCTTGGTAAAAAATCTCTTACTGAGATTAAAGACGTACTTGCATCACGTGGTCTGTCTCTGGGCATGCGCCTAGAAAACTGGCCACCAGCGTCTATCGCTGAAGATTAA
- the rpmJ gene encoding 50S ribosomal protein L36 yields the protein MKVRASVKKICRNCKVIKRNGVVRVICSEPKHKQRQG from the coding sequence ATGAAAGTTCGTGCTTCCGTTAAAAAAATCTGCCGTAACTGTAAAGTTATCAAGCGTAACGGTGTCGTTCGCGTGATTTGCAGTGAGCCAAAGCACAAGCAGCGCCAAGGCTAA
- the rpsH gene encoding 30S ribosomal protein S8 produces the protein MSMQDPISDMLTRVRNGQAANKVAVKMPSSKLKVAIAALLKAEGYIVDFAVEGEAKPELEVTLKYFQAKPVIEQLKRVSRPGLRVYKKKDQLPSVMGGLGVAIVSTSKGLMSDRAARKAGLGGEIICYVA, from the coding sequence ATGAGCATGCAAGATCCGATTTCGGATATGCTGACCCGCGTTCGTAACGGTCAGGCAGCAAACAAAGTTGCTGTAAAAATGCCTTCTTCAAAGCTTAAAGTTGCAATTGCTGCACTACTAAAAGCTGAAGGTTACATCGTTGACTTCGCTGTTGAAGGCGAAGCAAAACCTGAGCTAGAAGTTACTCTTAAGTACTTCCAAGCGAAACCAGTAATCGAGCAACTTAAGCGTGTTTCTCGTCCAGGTCTACGTGTTTACAAGAAGAAAGATCAACTTCCTTCTGTAATGGGTGGCCTAGGTGTTGCTATCGTTTCTACTTCCAAGGGTCTTATGTCAGACCGCGCTGCTCGTAAAGCAGGTCTTGGTGGTGAAATCATCTGTTACGTTGCGTAA
- the rpsN gene encoding 30S ribosomal protein S14, translating into MAKNSMKAREAKRAKLVAKFAEKRAALKAIISDVNASEEDRWNAVLKLQALPRDSSASRQRNRCNQTGRPHGYLRKFGLSRIKVREACMKGEIPGLRKASW; encoded by the coding sequence ATGGCTAAAAATTCAATGAAAGCACGTGAAGCAAAACGTGCGAAGCTAGTAGCTAAGTTCGCTGAAAAGCGTGCTGCGCTTAAAGCTATCATTAGCGATGTAAACGCATCTGAAGAAGATCGTTGGAACGCAGTTCTTAAACTGCAAGCTCTTCCACGCGATTCAAGTGCATCACGTCAGCGCAACCGTTGCAACCAAACTGGTCGCCCACACGGTTACCTACGTAAGTTCGGTCTAAGCCGTATCAAAGTTCGCGAAGCTTGCATGAAAGGCGAGATTCCTGGACTTCGTAAGGCTAGCTGGTAA
- the rpsM gene encoding 30S ribosomal protein S13, producing the protein MARIAGINIPDQKHAVIALTSIYGIGKTRSKAILAEVGIAEDVKISELSDEQIDQLRDGVAKYTVEGDLRREVSMNIKRLMDLGCYRGLRHRRSLPLRGQRTKTNARTRKGPRKPIKK; encoded by the coding sequence ATGGCCCGTATAGCAGGCATTAACATTCCTGATCAAAAACACGCTGTGATTGCACTTACGTCAATCTACGGCATCGGTAAGACTCGCTCAAAAGCTATCCTAGCTGAAGTGGGTATTGCTGAAGATGTTAAGATCAGTGAACTATCTGATGAACAGATCGATCAACTGCGTGATGGTGTAGCTAAGTACACTGTAGAAGGTGATCTACGTCGTGAAGTATCTATGAACATCAAGCGTCTTATGGACCTTGGCTGTTACCGTGGTCTTCGTCATCGTCGCAGTCTACCACTACGTGGACAGCGTACTAAAACCAACGCTCGCACCCGTAAGGGTCCGCGTAAGCCGATCAAGAAATAA
- the rplP gene encoding 50S ribosomal protein L16 produces MLQPKRTKFRKVQTGRNRGLAKGTDVSFGEFGLKAVGRGRLTARQIEAARRAMTRHVKRQGKIWIRVFPDKPITEKPLEVRQGKGKGNVEYWVAQIQPGKVMYEMGGVPEELAREAFRLAARKLPFKTTFVTKQVM; encoded by the coding sequence ATGCTACAACCTAAACGTACTAAGTTCCGTAAGGTTCAGACTGGTCGTAACCGTGGTCTAGCTAAAGGTACTGATGTAAGCTTCGGCGAATTCGGTCTTAAAGCTGTTGGCCGTGGTCGTCTAACTGCTCGTCAAATCGAAGCGGCACGTCGTGCAATGACACGTCACGTTAAGCGTCAAGGTAAAATCTGGATCCGTGTGTTCCCAGACAAACCAATCACAGAAAAACCACTTGAAGTTCGTCAAGGTAAGGGTAAAGGTAACGTTGAGTACTGGGTAGCCCAAATCCAACCTGGTAAGGTTATGTACGAAATGGGTGGTGTACCTGAAGAATTGGCGCGTGAAGCGTTCCGCCTAGCGGCTCGTAAACTGCCATTCAAAACTACATTTGTAACTAAGCAGGTGATGTGA
- the rpsC gene encoding 30S ribosomal protein S3: MGQKVHPNGIRLGIVKPWNATWFANTKDFADNLDGDFKVRQFLTSELKKASLSRIVIERPAKSIRVTIHTARPGVVIGKKGEDVEKLRAAVAKIAGVPAQINIAEVRKPELDAQLVGDSIASQLERRVMFRRAMKRAVQNAMRLGAKGIKVEVSGRLGGAEIARSEWYREGRVPLHTLRADIDYATSSAHTQYGVIGIKVWIFKGEILGGMPAANAVEPKADKPKKQRKGRK; this comes from the coding sequence ATGGGTCAAAAAGTACATCCAAATGGTATTCGTCTTGGCATCGTTAAGCCTTGGAATGCTACATGGTTTGCTAATACCAAAGATTTCGCTGACAACCTAGACGGCGACTTCAAGGTACGTCAGTTCCTTACAAGTGAACTGAAAAAAGCATCACTTTCACGTATCGTTATCGAGCGTCCTGCTAAGAGCATCCGTGTGACTATTCACACTGCTCGCCCAGGTGTAGTTATCGGTAAGAAAGGTGAAGACGTAGAAAAACTACGTGCAGCTGTAGCGAAAATCGCAGGTGTACCAGCGCAAATTAACATCGCTGAAGTACGTAAGCCTGAGCTTGACGCTCAACTTGTTGGTGATAGCATCGCGTCTCAGCTAGAGCGTCGTGTTATGTTCCGTCGTGCTATGAAGCGCGCGGTACAAAACGCTATGCGTCTAGGCGCTAAAGGCATCAAAGTGGAAGTAAGCGGTCGTCTAGGCGGCGCTGAAATTGCACGTTCTGAGTGGTACCGTGAAGGTCGTGTGCCTCTACACACTCTACGTGCTGACATTGATTACGCAACTTCTTCGGCTCACACTCAATACGGTGTGATCGGCATTAAAGTTTGGATCTTCAAAGGTGAGATTCTAGGCGGTATGCCAGCAGCTAACGCTGTAGAGCCTAAGGCTGACAAGCCTAAGAAGCAGCGCAAAGGCCGTAAGTAA
- the rplE gene encoding 50S ribosomal protein L5 — MAKLHDYYKSSVVAELTKEFSYTSVMQVPRIEKITLNMGVGEAINDKKLLENAAADMATISGQKPLITKARKSVAGFKIREGYPIGCKVTLRGERMWDFLERLINIALPRVRDFRGVSAKSFDGRGNYSMGVREQIIFPEIDFDKVDRVRGLDITITTSAGSDEEGRALLAAFNFPFRK, encoded by the coding sequence ATGGCGAAACTGCATGATTACTACAAGTCGTCTGTAGTCGCTGAACTGACCAAAGAGTTCAGCTACACAAGCGTCATGCAAGTCCCTAGAATCGAAAAGATCACCCTTAACATGGGTGTGGGTGAAGCAATCAACGATAAGAAACTGCTAGAAAACGCAGCTGCTGATATGGCAACGATCTCTGGTCAAAAGCCACTTATCACTAAAGCTCGTAAATCTGTTGCAGGTTTCAAAATCCGTGAAGGCTACCCAATCGGTTGTAAAGTAACCTTGCGTGGCGAACGTATGTGGGATTTTCTTGAGCGTTTGATTAACATCGCTCTACCACGTGTACGTGACTTCCGTGGTGTTAGCGCTAAGTCTTTTGACGGACGCGGTAACTACAGCATGGGCGTTCGCGAGCAAATCATCTTCCCGGAAATCGACTTTGATAAAGTTGATCGTGTCCGCGGTCTTGATATCACTATCACGACGTCTGCTGGTTCCGATGAGGAAGGCCGTGCTCTGCTGGCTGCCTTTAACTTCCCATTCCGTAAGTAA